The following nucleotide sequence is from Synechococcus sp. KORDI-52.
AGAGCTGTCGGTTCATCCAGCAGCAGCAAGCCTGCGTCACTGGCCAGGGCTCCAGCGATCGCCAGGCGTTGTTTCTGGCCCCCGCTGAGGCTGTGAATGGGCCGGTTCTCCGTTTGGGCAAGGCCGAATTGGCTCAGCAGGTCTCGCACGGTGTTCCGGCGGTGCTGCTGAGGTCCTTCAGGATCCATGCCCAGCATCAGGTCGCTGCCGCAACTGGGAAGCAAAAGCTGGTGGTCGGGGTTCTGGAACACCAGAGCTGTTTTCGTGTGGCAGACCATGCGTCCGCTCTGCGGTTCCAGCAACCCGGAGATCAGGCGGAAGAGCGTGCTCTTGCCGCTTCCGTTGCTGCCCACCAGCATCCAGAGGCCTGGGCCAGGGATAACCAGGTTGCATTGATCGAGAGCTAGTTGGCCGTTCGGCCAGCGGTGGCTGACGGCCTCAACGCTCAATACAGCGGTTGAGATGTCAGGAATCAAGGGAAAAGCCGGGACGCTTGCTACCACCCGACGCCGAAGCTTTCTCATAAAGCTGAACGGCGAGAACCTCACTGACCAGCAGCGTCACTTTCTTGCCTTCCACTTTCTCGCAGGTGAGCTCCAGCAGGCGAGGCTGACCGTTTTCGAGGGCCTGACGGATCTGCTGATACAGCGCATCAGCATCCGCATGTTCCTTGCGCTGAACAGACACCGGGACAGGACTCATGCGCAGGGCCAGTTCGATGACGTACACAGCGTTGGAAAACAGTGATGCGTCATCTTCGCGGAGGGGACAGCAACCCGTCGGTACAAAAATGCGCATTTCTACTTATCGCCTCCAAATGGGTGCGGAGAGCCGCCCCATTTCCGTGATCAGCCCCTAGGCTCACCGATGTAACGGATCATGAAGTTCCTCTCATGACGATCGCTGTAGGACGCGCGCCTCAGCGGGGATGGTTCGACGTCCTCGATGACTGGCTCAAGCGCGACCGCTTCGTTTTTGTCGGCTGGTCCGGCATTCTTCTCTTCCCAACGGCCTACCTGGCCATCGGTGGCTGGCTCACCGGCACCACCTTTGTCACCTCCTGGTACACCCACGGCATTGCCTCTTCGTACCTGGAAGGTTGCAACTTCCTCACCGCTGCTGTGTCCACCCCCGCTGATGCGATGGGTCACAGCCTCCTCCTCCTCTGGGGTCCGGAAGCCCAGGGTGACTTCGTTCGCTGGTGTCAGCTCGGCGGCCTCTGGGCCTTCGTGGCTCTGCACGGCGCCTTCGCGCTGATCGGCTTCATGCTCCGTCAGTTCGAGATCGCTCGTTTGGTCGGCATCCGCCCCTACAACGCCATCGCCTTCTCCGGCCCGATTGCGGTGTTCGTCAGCGTCTTCCTGATGTACCCCCTCGGCCAGAGCAGCTGGTTCTTCGCGCCCTCCTTCGGGGTGGCTGCGATCTTCCGCTTCCTCCTCTTCCTCCAGGGCTTCCATAACTGGACCCTGAACCCCTTCCACATGATGGGCGTCGCCGGCATCCTCGGCGGTGCACTGCTTTGCGCCATCCACGGCGCCACCGTGGAAAACACCTTGTTTGAGGACGGCGAGCAGGCCAACACCTTCAAGGCGTTCGAGCCCACCCAGGAAGAAGAGACCTATTCCATGGTCACCGCCAACCGCTTCTGGAGTCAGATCTTCGGAATCGCCTTCTCCAACAAGCGCTGGCTGCACTTCTTCATGCTTTTCGTGCCTGTGATGGGCCTGTGGACCAGCTCCATTGGCATCATCGGCCTGGCCCTCAACCTGCGCGCCTACGACTTCGTGTCCCAGGAAATCCGCGCTGCAGAAGATCCCGAATTCGAGACCTTCTACACCAAGAACATCCTTCTGAATGAAGGTCTGCGTGCCTGGATGGCACCGGCTGACCAGCCGCACGAAAACTTCGTCTTCCCTGAAGAGGTTCTGCCCCGCGGCAACGCCCTCTGATCAAAAGTTCACAATTTCCTTTCACCGCCCACTTGGGCGGTTTTTTTTTTGCTCATTGACGGTCTGATTCTCTGATCAGACGAAACGTGAGGGCGACACTGCCGTTTTGGTCAAGCAGCTCTCGCAACAGCGCATCAATCAGCAAGATGATTCCGAACAGTTCCAGCGTTTCTTCCAAGCCTGTGATGGCGCCGTACCACGGGCTATGCAGGCGGATCAGGCTGGATCGAACCGCAAAGCTGCCGATCATCTCCATGCCGATGGCGCCGCCGATGTAAACGGCACCTGATTGCAGCAATCGTGATGCCGTTGCTTTGGAGATTGAGCCGAGGAAGCTGCGAAAGCGCCACAGCAGGATGAGGGCGAGAACGGCATAGGGCACCACCCAGGTGGAGGCCAATGCCGGGTGCACCTGGTGCCGCAAGCCCGGAATGATCAGGATCTCGTGAATCTGCAGTGCTTCGTCGAGCGCCAGAAAGATGAAAATCTTCGCCAGCAGGCGCCAGTCCCGGCCAGGGACGTGATCGCTGCTTGTTCCCAGCCTCTGCATCAACACAGCCGCCATCAGCAACAGGGCGCTGCTGAAAAGGGTGGGCAGGTTGAGTTCCCGGTCCATGTTGAGGCTCTCGAGCCAATGCTTCTTGGCTCCGAAGCCGTAAATGCCCACTTGAACGACGCTGTGGGCCATCAGAAAT
It contains:
- a CDS encoding ABC transporter ATP-binding protein, which gives rise to MIPDISTAVLSVEAVSHRWPNGQLALDQCNLVIPGPGLWMLVGSNGSGKSTLFRLISGLLEPQSGRMVCHTKTALVFQNPDHQLLLPSCGSDLMLGMDPEGPQQHRRNTVRDLLSQFGLAQTENRPIHSLSGGQKQRLAIAGALASDAGLLLLDEPTALLDPDSQTTVLTTVQRLCKDPLNPITALWITHRLGELAFADGAARMQDGRIGPLTRGTELQRRLQGGTFER
- the psbD gene encoding photosystem II D2 protein (photosystem q(a) protein), coding for MTIAVGRAPQRGWFDVLDDWLKRDRFVFVGWSGILLFPTAYLAIGGWLTGTTFVTSWYTHGIASSYLEGCNFLTAAVSTPADAMGHSLLLLWGPEAQGDFVRWCQLGGLWAFVALHGAFALIGFMLRQFEIARLVGIRPYNAIAFSGPIAVFVSVFLMYPLGQSSWFFAPSFGVAAIFRFLLFLQGFHNWTLNPFHMMGVAGILGGALLCAIHGATVENTLFEDGEQANTFKAFEPTQEEETYSMVTANRFWSQIFGIAFSNKRWLHFFMLFVPVMGLWTSSIGIIGLALNLRAYDFVSQEIRAAEDPEFETFYTKNILLNEGLRAWMAPADQPHENFVFPEEVLPRGNAL